One genomic segment of Trichococcus shcherbakoviae includes these proteins:
- a CDS encoding aminodeoxychorismate/anthranilate synthase component II, which produces MILVIDNYDSFTYNLVQYLKQLDENVVVKRNDKITIDEIAALDPLMILISPGPKTPDEAGLSLDVVRHFAGAIPILGICLGHQTIAGLFGAAIVKAKEPVHGKVHAIQHTGKGVFQGLKSPLNVTRYHSLIVEKRSLPESLEVTAWTSDGEIMGFLHREELIEGVQFHPEAILTEHGLDMLRNFYERAKKKRKGAIVDGKKND; this is translated from the coding sequence ATGATACTTGTAATAGATAATTATGATTCCTTCACCTACAACCTCGTCCAATACCTGAAACAATTGGATGAGAATGTTGTGGTGAAACGGAACGATAAGATAACGATCGATGAGATAGCGGCACTGGATCCGCTGATGATCCTGATTTCCCCGGGTCCGAAGACGCCTGATGAAGCGGGCCTCAGTCTGGATGTAGTCAGGCACTTTGCAGGAGCCATCCCGATTCTGGGCATCTGCTTGGGGCATCAGACGATCGCCGGGTTGTTCGGCGCAGCAATCGTGAAGGCGAAAGAACCTGTCCATGGGAAGGTTCACGCCATCCAACACACAGGGAAAGGCGTCTTCCAGGGCTTGAAAAGCCCTCTGAACGTGACAAGATACCATTCTTTGATCGTTGAAAAGAGGAGCCTCCCGGAATCGCTGGAGGTCACAGCCTGGACATCGGATGGCGAAATCATGGGCTTTCTTCATCGGGAAGAGTTGATCGAGGGGGTCCAGTTCCATCCTGAGGCAATCCTGACGGAGCATGGGCTGGATATGTTGCGCAATTTTTATGAGCGCGCCAAAAAAAAGCGGAAAGGGGCGATTGTTGATGGGAAAAAGAACGACTGA
- the pabB gene encoding aminodeoxychorismate synthase component I: MGKRTTDIVIKEIVTGLSSFELFSLFRDRKHCFFLDSGMDPQKLGRYSFIGFDPELTLTAKAGVDAFAEVKALLEKYQLDYAGELPFIGGAVGYFGYELRHQVERLPKEARDDVQIPDSFFGIYDGAIVVDHLLGKVHLASPGFFGDPEKWVAEVEKAITAAEGMHFPAQILELANEARPKLTANMTKAYYLAAIARIKEYIRSGDIYQVNMTQRFQCRTEASPYELYTRLRNINPAPFAAYIDFGMGQLLSSSPERFLQIRNGKVQTRPIKGTRPRGATELEDSANRQELLESEKDRAELLMIVDLMRNDLGRVCKTGSVKVTEMYHIEDYSTVFQLVSTVEGELEEGIHALDCIKAAFPGGSITGAPKIRAMEIIDEIEPTQRNVYTGSIGYVGFNGDADLNIVIRTILQKDDTAYFQVGGGIVWDSDAEMEYEETLVKAKALIEALQAELPEGE; encoded by the coding sequence ATGGGAAAAAGAACGACTGACATCGTGATCAAGGAAATCGTTACCGGACTTTCGAGCTTCGAACTGTTCTCTTTGTTCCGCGACCGCAAACATTGTTTTTTCCTTGACAGCGGGATGGATCCGCAAAAGCTGGGACGCTATTCCTTCATCGGATTCGATCCCGAACTGACGCTGACTGCCAAAGCGGGTGTGGATGCTTTTGCAGAAGTGAAAGCATTGCTGGAAAAATATCAGCTGGACTATGCAGGCGAGCTTCCTTTCATCGGCGGAGCTGTCGGTTATTTCGGCTATGAGCTGCGCCATCAGGTGGAGCGGTTGCCGAAGGAAGCGCGCGACGATGTCCAGATTCCGGACAGCTTCTTTGGCATCTATGATGGGGCGATTGTGGTGGACCATCTTTTGGGAAAAGTCCATCTTGCCTCGCCGGGGTTCTTCGGCGATCCGGAAAAGTGGGTTGCCGAGGTGGAAAAGGCTATTACAGCAGCGGAAGGGATGCATTTTCCGGCTCAGATTTTGGAATTGGCCAACGAAGCCAGACCGAAGCTCACCGCGAACATGACGAAGGCGTACTATTTGGCAGCAATCGCGCGCATCAAGGAGTATATCCGGTCCGGCGACATCTATCAGGTCAACATGACCCAACGCTTCCAATGCCGGACGGAAGCATCGCCCTACGAGCTGTACACGCGCTTGCGCAACATCAACCCGGCTCCCTTCGCCGCGTACATCGACTTCGGCATGGGGCAGCTGTTGAGCAGCTCGCCGGAGCGGTTCCTGCAGATCCGCAACGGCAAGGTGCAGACGAGGCCGATCAAAGGCACCCGTCCACGGGGCGCCACCGAACTAGAGGATAGCGCCAATCGCCAGGAGCTGTTGGAAAGCGAGAAGGACCGGGCTGAATTGCTGATGATCGTCGATCTGATGCGTAATGATTTGGGCCGGGTCTGCAAAACAGGCAGCGTCAAGGTCACGGAAATGTACCATATCGAAGACTACAGCACGGTTTTTCAGCTCGTGTCGACTGTCGAAGGGGAGCTGGAGGAAGGCATCCACGCTCTCGATTGCATCAAAGCAGCCTTCCCGGGCGGATCGATAACGGGTGCGCCGAAAATCAGGGCGATGGAAATCATCGACGAAATCGAGCCGACCCAGCGCAACGTCTATACCGGATCGATAGGCTATGTCGGCTTCAACGGGGATGCGGATCTGAATATCGTCATCCGGACGATCCTGCAGAAGGATGATACGGCCTATTTTCAGGTCGGTGGCGGCATCGTCTGGGATTCGGATGCGGAGATGGAATACGAGGAGACGCTTGTGAAGGCGAAGGCACTCATCGAAGCACTGCAAGCGGAATTACCGGAAGGGGAATGA
- a CDS encoding LysR family transcriptional regulator, with protein MTLKQLRYMLAVAQYKSINEAAKKCFISQPSLSNAIKDLEEEIGLELFIRTAKGITLTAEGSEFLKYAQQVIEQAELLEQRYLDKKPAKQLCSISTQHYAFAVSAFVNMIKKSGADEYKFTLRETRTHEIIEDVKSFQSEIGILYLDSFNRNALKKILQESQLEFHPLFEAEPHIFVSVRNPLASKQSVTLADLEDYPYLSFEQGEHNSFYFSEEILSTVFHKKSILVSDRATLFNLVIGLDGYTISTGVLSEELNGTDIVSVPLDVEDRMVIGWIANKKAGISRQAAAYIKELKAVIRTYGN; from the coding sequence ATGACCTTAAAACAATTAAGATACATGCTGGCAGTCGCCCAATACAAATCGATCAACGAGGCCGCCAAAAAATGTTTCATTTCACAACCGAGCCTCTCGAATGCCATCAAGGACCTGGAGGAAGAAATCGGCCTGGAACTGTTCATCCGGACCGCCAAAGGCATCACGCTGACCGCGGAAGGCAGCGAATTCCTGAAGTATGCCCAACAGGTGATCGAGCAAGCCGAATTGCTGGAACAGCGCTACCTCGACAAAAAACCGGCCAAACAGTTGTGTTCCATTTCGACCCAACATTACGCGTTCGCTGTCAGCGCGTTCGTGAATATGATCAAAAAGAGTGGAGCGGATGAATACAAGTTCACACTGCGTGAGACACGCACCCATGAAATCATCGAAGACGTCAAGAGTTTCCAGAGTGAAATCGGCATCCTCTATCTAGATTCGTTCAACCGCAATGCGCTAAAAAAAATCCTGCAGGAGAGCCAATTGGAGTTCCATCCTTTGTTTGAAGCGGAACCGCACATCTTTGTCAGCGTCCGCAATCCCTTGGCGTCCAAACAGAGCGTCACCTTGGCGGATCTTGAGGATTATCCCTACCTGTCGTTCGAACAGGGCGAGCATAATTCCTTTTATTTTTCGGAGGAGATCCTCAGCACCGTTTTCCATAAAAAAAGCATCCTGGTCAGCGACCGCGCAACTTTGTTCAACTTGGTGATCGGCCTTGACGGCTACACTATCTCCACCGGTGTACTTAGTGAAGAGCTGAACGGCACAGATATCGTTTCCGTACCTTTGGATGTAGAGGACAGGATGGTGATCGGTTGGATCGCCAACAAGAAAGCCGGGATCAGCCGGCAGGCGGCCGCCTACATCAAAGAGCTGAAGGCAGTGATCCGGACCTATGGGAATTAA
- a CDS encoding polymer-forming cytoskeletal protein gives MNKKVWWKGFFWSINLLFLAILLGFSGVASATTMNAENLDHLAAGETIEGPGFFAGNVVKVDGNVEGTTFVSGQDVRINGNINGDLFVASQTITISGTVTGNIYGAGQALTFDGQSESDVFFAGQSISIGQDASIGRDLFAAGATILQEGIIQRNLFGGGAEIVLSGQIGGDVNLQTDSLKLQDGANIAGDLNYKGENEADIGTGATIAGDTDWEFYETMDSGTTAVRETRRPVMKFVWFLWSLVSALLVWFLIRIWRPTFWQNTARPLAEQPLKTLGVGLLTLLVVPPMIILAMITVIGIPIAVILGVIYPIALYLSRIIVAVFIGQWLAKRFKWPELHKGVWLVLLGLAVLGLLGLPPFVKFLSSLLTVMAGLGALVMAHYKATPEGTSVQTELDV, from the coding sequence ATGAATAAGAAGGTTTGGTGGAAAGGGTTCTTCTGGAGTATCAACTTGTTATTTTTGGCGATTTTGTTGGGATTTTCAGGTGTTGCTTCGGCCACTACCATGAATGCTGAAAATCTGGATCATTTGGCTGCAGGTGAGACGATTGAAGGACCGGGTTTCTTTGCGGGTAATGTGGTGAAAGTAGATGGAAATGTGGAGGGGACGACGTTTGTTTCCGGGCAGGATGTCCGGATCAACGGCAACATCAACGGTGATCTTTTTGTGGCGTCCCAAACGATTACCATCAGCGGGACAGTGACCGGCAATATTTATGGAGCTGGGCAAGCACTTACCTTTGATGGTCAGTCGGAAAGCGATGTTTTCTTTGCCGGTCAGAGTATCTCCATCGGACAGGATGCGTCCATTGGCAGGGACTTGTTTGCGGCTGGCGCAACCATCCTACAGGAAGGGATCATCCAACGCAACCTCTTCGGCGGCGGAGCCGAGATTGTCCTGAGTGGGCAGATCGGCGGGGATGTCAATCTTCAGACGGACAGTCTGAAACTCCAGGACGGTGCGAACATTGCGGGAGACCTCAACTACAAGGGTGAAAACGAAGCTGACATCGGAACCGGCGCAACGATCGCTGGAGACACGGATTGGGAATTTTACGAAACAATGGATAGTGGAACAACTGCCGTGCGGGAAACGCGCAGGCCGGTCATGAAATTTGTCTGGTTCCTCTGGAGCTTGGTGAGCGCCCTGTTGGTCTGGTTCCTTATCCGGATTTGGCGCCCCACCTTCTGGCAAAACACAGCCCGTCCGTTGGCTGAACAGCCGTTGAAGACATTAGGGGTTGGTCTGCTGACATTGTTGGTGGTGCCGCCAATGATCATTTTAGCAATGATCACCGTCATCGGGATCCCGATTGCGGTAATACTTGGGGTCATTTATCCGATTGCTTTGTATCTATCACGGATCATTGTGGCGGTATTCATCGGCCAGTGGTTGGCGAAACGCTTCAAGTGGCCCGAGCTGCATAAGGGAGTCTGGCTGGTGCTCTTGGGCTTGGCTGTCCTCGGGCTTTTGGGGCTGCCGCCGTTTGTCAAATTCCTCAGCTCCCTGCTTACCGTCATGGCGGGCTTAGGCGCTTTGGTTATGGCTCATTACAAGGCTACGCCTGAAGGAACCAGCGTTCAGACCGAGCTGGACGTATAG
- a CDS encoding aminotransferase class IV: MQVFLNDAYLEEAAALISPLSPGFMYGYGVFETIRVSGEKVLFLDQHYGRMVRALSVLGMTCPYQENELQPIIEKLLDLNDVSEGFVKVVCSKPAPKKQPQQEADILILTGTKTYKEEYATGLKVCLADARRNEFSKLVGIKSMNYTENILEKEAAVRKGFDEAIFLNTHDQVAEGCVSNVFWVKDGIVYTPSLHCGILEGTARARAIKKCAEFKIPVQEGAYGLEKLLSADEVFVTNALMDIMPVSLLEERHLDLGAYQVVPQLRGNGR; this comes from the coding sequence ATGCAAGTATTTTTGAATGATGCCTATCTTGAAGAAGCTGCAGCACTGATCAGTCCGCTGTCCCCGGGTTTCATGTACGGATACGGGGTTTTTGAGACAATCCGTGTTTCCGGTGAAAAAGTGTTGTTTCTGGACCAACATTACGGGCGCATGGTCCGTGCTCTTTCCGTTCTGGGGATGACTTGCCCTTATCAAGAAAACGAACTCCAGCCGATCATCGAAAAACTGCTGGATCTGAATGACGTTTCCGAAGGGTTCGTAAAGGTCGTCTGCAGCAAACCGGCCCCGAAAAAACAGCCGCAACAGGAAGCAGATATCCTGATCCTGACAGGAACGAAAACCTACAAAGAGGAATATGCAACAGGTCTGAAAGTGTGCCTGGCCGATGCGAGAAGGAACGAATTCTCCAAACTCGTCGGCATCAAAAGCATGAACTACACGGAAAATATCCTGGAAAAAGAAGCGGCCGTTCGGAAAGGCTTTGATGAAGCAATCTTTTTGAACACGCATGATCAGGTTGCCGAGGGATGCGTTTCGAATGTTTTTTGGGTGAAGGACGGAATCGTATACACCCCATCGCTGCACTGCGGCATCCTGGAAGGGACGGCTAGAGCGCGGGCAATCAAGAAGTGCGCTGAATTTAAGATTCCGGTACAGGAAGGGGCGTACGGTCTGGAGAAACTTTTGAGTGCGGATGAAGTATTCGTCACAAATGCCCTGATGGACATCATGCCGGTGAGTCTTCTAGAGGAGCGGCATTTGGACCTCGGTGCATATCAAGTGGTGCCCCAGCTCCGGGGAAACGGGCGCTAA
- a CDS encoding DUF3159 domain-containing protein: MKSRIKEISEELKLVISGKTFDALLPPLLFAIVNGNYQLTVASILAIALAVLLGIIRWTRKQPLRYAVGGLLGVMVASGIAYFSNNAANYYLPKLATSALLVVAALVSLILGKPMAALTSHLTRGWDLDWYWRKDVKPAYQEVTVLWFLSFVMRLALQVILYRRGDIIELAWTNTLLGLPFTIAGLILSYLYGIWRLRNLKGPSVEEHREGKPQPWEGQTRGF, encoded by the coding sequence ATGAAATCCAGAATCAAGGAAATTTCGGAAGAATTGAAATTGGTCATATCGGGGAAGACTTTCGATGCTTTATTGCCTCCCTTGTTGTTTGCGATCGTCAATGGCAACTATCAGTTGACTGTTGCCAGCATTTTGGCGATTGCTTTGGCTGTGCTGTTGGGCATCATCCGGTGGACCCGGAAACAACCGTTGCGGTATGCCGTGGGTGGATTGCTGGGGGTTATGGTTGCCTCCGGAATTGCGTATTTCTCGAATAATGCCGCCAATTATTACCTCCCCAAACTAGCGACCAGCGCGCTGCTCGTAGTGGCGGCGCTGGTAAGCCTCATTCTGGGGAAACCGATGGCCGCTTTGACGAGCCATCTGACGCGCGGGTGGGATCTAGATTGGTATTGGCGCAAGGACGTGAAACCTGCTTATCAGGAAGTGACAGTTCTTTGGTTTCTTTCTTTTGTGATGCGCTTGGCTTTGCAGGTCATTCTTTACCGGCGCGGCGATATTATCGAGTTGGCTTGGACCAATACGCTCTTGGGGCTTCCGTTCACGATTGCTGGATTGATCCTCAGCTATCTCTATGGCATTTGGCGCCTCCGCAATCTTAAAGGGCCAAGCGTGGAGGAACACCGGGAAGGAAAACCGCAACCGTGGGAAGGTCAGACACGTGGTTTTTAA
- a CDS encoding molybdopterin-dependent oxidoreductase, with the protein MKKAGTVAVKGRYASRIPSKYLFLLLSLLLFGCGTSNDGDTRGTDLEELTKIEVTEYEGQDLSSLTDFRENSIKGPQYIDINDYTLTIDGLVEQPVSLSYDEVLDNQKYTKVVTLHCVEGWSVDILWEGVLLADLFEGVDVQASADTVIFYSEDGYSTALPLQTIMDRQLMIAYKMNGVVLPPERGFPFQLVAEDKLGYKWIKWITRIELSDDADYEGYWEQRGFDNKADVKP; encoded by the coding sequence ATGAAAAAAGCGGGGACAGTCGCAGTAAAGGGCCGCTATGCCAGTCGCATTCCCAGCAAATACCTGTTTCTGTTGCTTAGTCTGTTGCTCTTTGGTTGCGGAACATCCAATGATGGCGATACAAGAGGGACTGATCTGGAAGAACTGACCAAAATCGAAGTGACCGAATACGAAGGACAAGATTTGTCTTCTTTGACCGATTTTCGGGAAAACTCAATCAAAGGTCCCCAGTACATAGACATAAATGACTACACGCTGACGATCGACGGCTTGGTCGAGCAGCCGGTTTCCTTGTCCTACGATGAAGTGTTGGACAATCAGAAGTACACAAAGGTTGTGACGCTGCATTGCGTGGAAGGATGGAGCGTCGACATCCTTTGGGAAGGGGTTCTTCTTGCGGACCTATTCGAAGGAGTGGATGTTCAGGCAAGCGCCGATACAGTCATTTTTTATTCAGAAGATGGCTACAGCACAGCCCTGCCGCTGCAGACGATCATGGACAGGCAATTGATGATCGCCTATAAGATGAATGGAGTAGTGTTGCCACCAGAAAGAGGATTTCCATTCCAGCTGGTAGCGGAAGATAAACTGGGATACAAATGGATCAAATGGATCACCCGGATTGAGCTGTCCGATGATGCGGACTATGAAGGCTATTGGGAACAGCGGGGCTTTGACAACAAGGCGGATGTCAAACCCTAA
- a CDS encoding vitamin B12 dependent-methionine synthase activation domain-containing protein: protein MKTDLKLVAKYLGFGNKQPDERTKNDMEMIAAQFEQAITGKWTYGHYLLDHSVEGLITLEGTAVVLEGKSINRTLKRCKEAYIMVCTLGAQGDFIIERNKMMSPTLGMIADACASAFVETIADRCQQEIESQLPTGASLTFRYAPGYGDLPLATNKTLLGELQSDKRIGVHLTDSMLMTPRKSIVAILGVLEEGISKGKNHRCGNKSCSECDLNDSCTARS, encoded by the coding sequence ATGAAGACGGATCTGAAGCTGGTAGCGAAGTATCTTGGCTTCGGGAACAAACAACCGGACGAACGGACAAAGAACGATATGGAGATGATCGCCGCCCAGTTTGAGCAAGCAATCACGGGGAAATGGACTTATGGACACTATCTCCTGGACCACTCAGTTGAGGGCTTGATCACGCTGGAGGGGACCGCTGTTGTGTTGGAAGGAAAAAGCATCAACCGCACGCTTAAGCGCTGCAAAGAAGCCTATATCATGGTCTGCACATTAGGCGCGCAAGGAGATTTCATCATTGAACGCAATAAAATGATGTCCCCGACTTTGGGCATGATCGCTGATGCTTGTGCATCCGCATTCGTCGAGACGATCGCGGACAGGTGCCAGCAAGAAATCGAAAGTCAACTGCCAACGGGAGCCTCATTGACTTTCCGTTACGCGCCCGGATACGGGGATCTGCCTTTGGCCACCAACAAAACGCTGCTCGGGGAATTGCAGTCCGACAAACGGATCGGAGTCCATCTGACGGATTCGATGCTGATGACGCCAAGAAAATCGATTGTGGCGATTTTAGGCGTTCTGGAGGAAGGCATCTCCAAAGGGAAGAATCATCGCTGCGGGAACAAAAGTTGCAGCGAGTGCGATCTGAACGACAGCTGCACGGCCAGAAGTTAA
- a CDS encoding VOC family protein has translation MNKIVPHFWFDTQAAEAAEFYTSLFDNSKVTSISQIQNPPPYGNAEIVSMTLAGQDFMAISAGPYFRLNPSISIRIDCASMKEIDFLWEKLSDGGTVLMPLDAYPFSKRYGWIEDRYGLSWQIMHVGEREIDQKLTPTLLFTKKQCGKAEEAILFYEAVFSDTEIDGMDYYGVGEEPDAPGTVKFASFKLENQTFAAMDSAQAHDFEFNEAFSFIVNCENQEEIDYYWEALSYVPEAENCGWLKDKYGVSWQIVPTDMNEMMQTADPEKLARVTEATLKMKKLDLAELRRVYEA, from the coding sequence ATGAATAAAATTGTTCCTCATTTTTGGTTTGATACGCAGGCTGCAGAGGCAGCCGAATTCTATACCTCACTGTTCGATAATTCCAAAGTCACAAGCATCAGCCAAATCCAAAATCCACCACCATATGGAAATGCCGAGATTGTCTCGATGACGTTGGCAGGTCAGGATTTCATGGCAATCTCGGCAGGTCCGTATTTTCGCCTCAATCCGTCCATTTCCATCCGAATCGATTGCGCATCAATGAAAGAAATCGATTTCCTTTGGGAAAAACTTTCGGATGGCGGCACGGTGCTCATGCCGTTGGACGCTTATCCCTTCAGTAAAAGGTATGGTTGGATAGAAGACCGCTACGGCCTGTCCTGGCAGATCATGCATGTCGGCGAACGGGAGATAGATCAGAAATTGACGCCGACGCTGCTGTTCACGAAAAAACAATGCGGCAAAGCAGAGGAGGCGATCCTTTTCTATGAGGCGGTATTTTCAGATACCGAAATCGACGGAATGGATTACTACGGAGTTGGGGAGGAACCGGATGCGCCAGGGACGGTAAAGTTCGCCTCGTTCAAGCTGGAAAATCAAACGTTCGCAGCCATGGACAGTGCTCAGGCCCATGATTTTGAATTCAATGAAGCCTTCTCTTTCATCGTCAATTGCGAAAATCAGGAAGAAATCGATTACTATTGGGAAGCCCTGTCTTATGTCCCGGAAGCGGAAAATTGCGGATGGCTGAAGGATAAATACGGGGTATCATGGCAAATCGTTCCAACCGATATGAACGAGATGATGCAGACAGCGGATCCTGAAAAATTGGCACGCGTCACAGAGGCAACTCTGAAAATGAAAAAATTAGACCTTGCGGAACTGAGAAGAGTTTACGAAGCCTAG
- a CDS encoding ATP-binding protein → MEKCNQIERSLIKKYRKPLWRPFIKAIQEYDLIQNGDKIAVCISGGKDSMLMAKLMQELQRHGTIRFELVFLAMDPGYSEQNQQQILDNAALLEIPLTVFESSIFDVVENVDSSPCYHCARMRRGSLYQKAQELGCNKIALGHHFDDVIETILMNMFYSGTIETMMPKLHSRNFAGMELIRPLYHVKEADIIAWKDYHQLTFLQCACRFTEMYADQPSDLGGFKRKEMKALIGQLRETSPLIDANIFQSVQSVNLEKIISYRNRDGRHHFLEKYADGAERPRPDMVE, encoded by the coding sequence ATGGAAAAATGCAATCAAATCGAAAGAAGTCTCATCAAAAAATACCGGAAACCCTTATGGCGGCCCTTCATCAAAGCAATCCAGGAATATGACCTGATCCAGAACGGCGACAAGATAGCCGTCTGCATCTCCGGCGGGAAAGATTCGATGCTGATGGCCAAACTGATGCAGGAGCTGCAACGGCATGGCACGATACGATTCGAGCTGGTCTTTTTGGCGATGGATCCGGGATACAGCGAACAGAACCAGCAACAGATTTTGGATAACGCCGCATTGCTGGAAATCCCGCTGACCGTTTTCGAGTCCTCCATTTTTGATGTCGTGGAGAATGTGGACTCGTCCCCCTGTTACCATTGCGCGCGCATGCGCAGGGGCAGTCTGTACCAAAAAGCCCAGGAGCTCGGCTGCAACAAAATCGCTTTGGGCCATCATTTCGATGACGTCATCGAGACGATTTTGATGAATATGTTCTACAGCGGGACCATCGAGACGATGATGCCGAAACTGCACAGCCGGAACTTCGCAGGGATGGAGCTGATCCGACCGCTTTATCATGTGAAGGAAGCGGATATCATCGCTTGGAAGGACTACCATCAGCTGACCTTCCTCCAGTGCGCCTGCCGTTTTACGGAAATGTACGCTGATCAACCGAGCGATCTGGGAGGTTTCAAACGCAAAGAGATGAAGGCGTTGATCGGGCAGTTGCGCGAAACGAGTCCGCTTATCGATGCGAATATCTTCCAGAGCGTGCAGAGTGTGAATCTCGAAAAGATCATTTCTTACCGCAATCGGGACGGAAGGCATCATTTTCTGGAAAAATACGCGGATGGGGCTGAAAGGCCGCGTCCGGATATGGTAGAATGA
- a CDS encoding DUF6718 family protein: MKFVVARTFKKNGSAAIAIDAVPSIFGYSEELEQRFGRKIEVLLLSGDSAEALEEAWPEYAPIAVVENKETFERTIEEKVSRKK, translated from the coding sequence ATGAAATTCGTAGTGGCAAGGACATTCAAAAAGAACGGCAGTGCGGCGATCGCAATCGATGCGGTGCCATCCATTTTTGGTTATTCGGAAGAATTGGAGCAACGGTTCGGCCGAAAAATCGAGGTGCTTCTCCTGAGCGGGGACTCCGCGGAAGCCTTGGAAGAGGCGTGGCCGGAGTACGCACCCATCGCGGTGGTTGAGAACAAAGAAACATTCGAACGCACGATTGAAGAAAAAGTCAGCCGGAAAAAATAG
- a CDS encoding NUDIX hydrolase: protein MGIRQTLADYSPFNAQEEKDRELMLRYLDQFDDLFRRENEFAHFTASSWVVNRERTKVLMVYHNIYQSWAWMGGHMDGETDFLATAIRETKEETGVEQVTPVSQELFSLEILSVDGHVKNGKQVGTHVHLNLTYLLEADETQETNIKPDENSGVAWMGLEEALSKCTEPYMRIIYAKLNDKLNRMQ, encoded by the coding sequence ATGGGAATCAGACAAACGCTTGCGGACTATTCTCCCTTCAATGCGCAGGAAGAAAAGGATCGTGAGTTGATGCTTCGCTATCTGGATCAGTTCGATGATCTGTTCAGGCGTGAGAATGAGTTCGCCCATTTCACCGCTTCGAGTTGGGTCGTCAATCGCGAGCGGACCAAGGTGCTGATGGTCTACCATAACATCTATCAGTCTTGGGCTTGGATGGGTGGTCACATGGATGGCGAAACCGACTTTCTGGCGACAGCCATCCGGGAAACGAAGGAAGAGACGGGTGTCGAGCAGGTCACACCGGTATCGCAGGAACTCTTTTCGCTCGAAATATTGAGTGTGGACGGGCATGTCAAAAACGGCAAACAAGTAGGAACACATGTGCATCTGAACCTGACCTACCTGCTGGAAGCGGACGAAACGCAAGAGACGAACATCAAACCGGACGAAAACAGTGGGGTCGCCTGGATGGGCTTGGAAGAGGCGCTCAGCAAGTGCACCGAACCCTACATGAGGATCATTTACGCCAAGCTGAACGATAAATTGAACAGAATGCAATAG
- the metF gene encoding methylenetetrahydrofolate reductase [NAD(P)H] has translation MKIREMISKGEPTVSFEIFPPKSSYSLETVFDTLGELKDLHPDFISVTYGAGGTAQSNTVEIASRIKKDFGIESIAHLTGCTSTKEGMKRTLASIKDSGIENILALRGDIPQEKLADKNWNPEYRYASELIDDIKAAGDFSIGAACYPEGHVDSINKVDDLKNLKRKMDHGADFMITQLFYDNDLFYQFKEKLDLVGIEQPVIAGILPVLNIKQVKRIQEISGCNLPPKFLRILERYEHDPASLQEAGIAYAVDQIIDLLSSGVDGVHIYTMNKPDATRRIMENISCVRKAVCRKEPQR, from the coding sequence ATGAAGATTAGAGAGATGATCAGCAAAGGGGAACCGACCGTTTCATTTGAAATTTTTCCGCCGAAAAGCAGTTATTCCCTTGAAACGGTGTTCGACACATTGGGCGAATTGAAGGATCTGCATCCCGATTTCATTTCTGTGACGTACGGCGCCGGCGGGACAGCCCAAAGCAACACGGTCGAAATTGCATCGCGCATCAAAAAGGATTTCGGAATCGAATCGATCGCCCATTTGACCGGCTGCACCTCGACAAAAGAGGGCATGAAACGGACACTGGCATCGATCAAGGATAGCGGCATCGAAAATATCCTGGCTTTGCGCGGGGATATCCCGCAAGAAAAATTGGCGGACAAGAATTGGAATCCGGAATACCGTTACGCTTCCGAGCTCATCGACGACATCAAAGCAGCAGGCGATTTTTCGATCGGAGCTGCCTGCTATCCGGAAGGACATGTCGATTCCATCAACAAAGTGGATGACCTGAAAAATCTGAAAAGGAAAATGGACCATGGAGCTGACTTCATGATAACGCAGCTTTTCTACGATAATGATCTTTTCTATCAGTTCAAGGAGAAATTGGATCTCGTCGGCATCGAACAGCCTGTCATCGCAGGGATACTGCCGGTCCTGAATATCAAACAAGTGAAACGGATCCAGGAAATTTCCGGATGCAACCTGCCGCCGAAATTCCTGCGGATACTCGAAAGATACGAACATGATCCGGCATCACTGCAGGAAGCTGGCATCGCCTACGCAGTCGATCAGATCATTGATCTGCTTTCTTCCGGAGTGGATGGCGTCCACATCTACACGATGAACAAGCCAGACGCGACAAGAAGGATCATGGAGAACATCTCCTGCGTCCGCAAGGCGGTCTGCAGAAAAGAGCCGCAAAGATGA